A section of the Larus michahellis chromosome 1, bLarMic1.1, whole genome shotgun sequence genome encodes:
- the POPDC2 gene encoding popeye domain-containing protein 2 isoform X2: MRIRFERRTAGEGGEWARMSASSLSWDQAVLQPPVCDAWKDIMEGAAYHLASCIVLLGYMGGSGIFGSLYIFGFLAPGYFCYALWGWLSACGLDIFIWNMLLVLICLLQLAHLAYRLRRDTIPEEFDLLYKTMYLPLQVPLEVYKEIVKCCEEQVQALVRDQNYAVEGKTPIDRLSLLLSGRVRVSQDGQFLHYVFPYQFLDSPEWESLRPSEEGTFQVTLTAETDCSFITWPRKKLYLLLRKDRYIARLFSSHLGYDISEKLYSLNEKLFAKFGLRFDIRLPSLYHVLGPASSEGESEDCEEPPPASGQADASEPPPQPPPPPPTAPRPRASRPDSDLLGEDSTSLIVEDFAELPGSFMDYVSEGEYMK, translated from the exons ATGAGAATTCGTTTTGAGCGCAGGACGGCCGGGGAGGGTGGGGAGTGGGCAAGGATGAGCGCAAGCAGCCTCTCGTGGGACCAGGCTGTTCTCCAGCCTCCGGTGTGCGATGCCTGGAAGGACATTATGGAGGGGGCAGCCTACCATCTGGCCAGCTGCATTGTCCTCCTGGGTTACATGGGGGGAAGTGGCATCTTTGGGTCCCTCTATATCTTCGGCTTCTTGGCCCCAGGCTACTTCTGCTatgctctgtggggctggctgaGTGCCTGTGGGCTTGATATCTTCATCTGGAACATGCTGCTTGTCCTCATCTGCTTGCTTCAGCTGGCTCACCTGGCTTACCGGCTCCGCAGAGACACCATCCCGGAAGAGTTTGACCTCCTCTACAAGACCATGTACCTGCCCTTGCAGGTGCCCCTGGAAGTCTACAAAGAAATCGTGAAGTGCTGTGAAGAGCAAGTCCAGGCACTAGTCAGAGACCAGAATTATGCCGTGGAGGGCAAGACGCCCATCGACCGCCTCTCCTTGCTGCTGTCGGGCAG GGTCCGAGTGAGCCAGGATGGACAATTCCTTCACTACGTCTTTCCATACCAGTTCCTGGACTCTCCAGAATGGGAGTCACTGCGACCCTCTGAGGAAGGAACTTTCCAG gtcACTCTGACAGCCGAGACTGACTGCAGCTTCATCACCTGGCCAAGGAAAAAGCTGTATCTCCTGCTGAGGAAGGACCGCTACATTGCCCGgctcttctcctcccacctcGGCTACGACATCTCAGAGAAGCTCTACTCCCTCAATGAGAAGCTCTTCGCCAAGTTCGGCCTTCGCTTTGACATCCGCTTGCCCAGCCTCTACCACGTCCTCGGGCCAGCCTCCTCCGAGGGGGAGTCAGAGGACTGCGAGGAGCCGCCGCCTGCCTCTGGCCAGGCTGATGCCTCCGAGCCCcctccacagccaccaccaccacctccgaCGGCTCCGCGTCCCAGGGCATCCCGGCCTGACAGTGACCTGCTGGGTGAGGACTCCACCAGTCTTATCGTGGAAGATTTTGCTGAGTTGCCGGGGTCTTTTATGGACTATGTGAGCGAAGGGGAGTATATGAAGTGA
- the COX17 gene encoding cytochrome c oxidase copper chaperone: MSTVAAASCDAKGAGEAGGEKKPLKACCACPETKKARDACIIEKGEENCRHLIEAHKECMRSLGFKI, from the exons ATGTCGACGGTGGCCGCCGCCAGCTGCGACGCCAAgggcgcgggggaggcggggggcgagaAGAAGCCGCTGAAGGCCTGCTGCGCCTGCCCCGAGACCAAGAAAGCGCGGGACGCCTG catcattgagaagggggaagaaaattgCAGGCACCTAATTGAAGCTCACAAAGAGTGTATGAGATCTCTGGGCTTCAAGATATGA
- the POPDC2 gene encoding popeye domain-containing protein 2 isoform X1 — MRIRFERRTAGEGGEWARMSASSLSWDQAVLQPPVCDAWKDIMEGAAYHLASCIVLLGYMGGSGIFGSLYIFGFLAPGYFCYALWGWLSACGLDIFIWNMLLVLICLLQLAHLAYRLRRDTIPEEFDLLYKTMYLPLQVPLEVYKEIVKCCEEQVQALVRDQNYAVEGKTPIDRLSLLLSGRVRVSQDGQFLHYVFPYQFLDSPEWESLRPSEEGTFQVTLTAETDCSFITWPRKKLYLLLRKDRYIARLFSSHLGYDISEKLYSLNEKLFAKFGLRFDIRLPSLYHVLGPASSEGESEDCEEPPPASGQADASEPPPQPPPPPPTAPRPRASRPDSDLLASGNLLRSSPHPLCKGRAPLAPTQTPEL; from the exons ATGAGAATTCGTTTTGAGCGCAGGACGGCCGGGGAGGGTGGGGAGTGGGCAAGGATGAGCGCAAGCAGCCTCTCGTGGGACCAGGCTGTTCTCCAGCCTCCGGTGTGCGATGCCTGGAAGGACATTATGGAGGGGGCAGCCTACCATCTGGCCAGCTGCATTGTCCTCCTGGGTTACATGGGGGGAAGTGGCATCTTTGGGTCCCTCTATATCTTCGGCTTCTTGGCCCCAGGCTACTTCTGCTatgctctgtggggctggctgaGTGCCTGTGGGCTTGATATCTTCATCTGGAACATGCTGCTTGTCCTCATCTGCTTGCTTCAGCTGGCTCACCTGGCTTACCGGCTCCGCAGAGACACCATCCCGGAAGAGTTTGACCTCCTCTACAAGACCATGTACCTGCCCTTGCAGGTGCCCCTGGAAGTCTACAAAGAAATCGTGAAGTGCTGTGAAGAGCAAGTCCAGGCACTAGTCAGAGACCAGAATTATGCCGTGGAGGGCAAGACGCCCATCGACCGCCTCTCCTTGCTGCTGTCGGGCAG GGTCCGAGTGAGCCAGGATGGACAATTCCTTCACTACGTCTTTCCATACCAGTTCCTGGACTCTCCAGAATGGGAGTCACTGCGACCCTCTGAGGAAGGAACTTTCCAG gtcACTCTGACAGCCGAGACTGACTGCAGCTTCATCACCTGGCCAAGGAAAAAGCTGTATCTCCTGCTGAGGAAGGACCGCTACATTGCCCGgctcttctcctcccacctcGGCTACGACATCTCAGAGAAGCTCTACTCCCTCAATGAGAAGCTCTTCGCCAAGTTCGGCCTTCGCTTTGACATCCGCTTGCCCAGCCTCTACCACGTCCTCGGGCCAGCCTCCTCCGAGGGGGAGTCAGAGGACTGCGAGGAGCCGCCGCCTGCCTCTGGCCAGGCTGATGCCTCCGAGCCCcctccacagccaccaccaccacctccgaCGGCTCCGCGTCCCAGGGCATCCCGGCCTGACAGTGACCTGCTGG